The DNA sequence tgcctggtaaccaatcagtggaaagcaagagagctgaaaagcaggaagtagtgttctggctattatgttagatatccactcactccagcctaactaactatattagatacattttttattttgcacagcctatctatttacccagtttttatttttgtactgaactgttcctttaaaaaaagatgtcATTTTAACAAATGTAAATGAGCCTGCGCACTAAAATGGCTTGAGGTCTCAGGTTTATTCCTGTGCAAGATATCAGTGATGCCTGGAGGAACCCGTAACCCTAATATTTAGTTCCGTGGCTATTTATCCAATGGGTAAGGCACGGGTATTGCTTAAACTGCGATACCTGTAAAGAGATGCTTAATAAAAATTATGTTATGCTAacatgcaggggcgatcctggcccctccgctgcccgaggcagcagcagttgctgctgcccccccctcccccggaaattcgctcttaaagtaccaggagcagcatttttgctgcccctggtacctattggggcgctgccgcctgaggcgacagcctcaactcgcctcattggcgaagcacccctgctaacatgcatttatatataattttcctcTTTAATCCATTCTCCAAAATTTGTTAAAACAGGTGATCCTGGTGAAAGAGGAGCACAAAGTCCAaaaggtgatttttttatttatttttaaatcctttttaaagCCAAACTTTTGATTTTGAagttgttaattttttttggggggggggggaggtttgcTACAAACTACTTTTGGCTAAAGCCTAATTAATTGTGTCCAAATTCAGGAAATACGTGCTATTTTGCACCACAACTTGCAGGGATGTGTAAACAGCAGTCTTTGGCAGAAGATTACAAGTTTTCagttaaataaaaacttgaatttttaggggTCTTTTAAAAAACCTAGAATTATTGCAGGTTTTTgtaagaaatttgagttttttcgatatttattatacccgaagctagaaatagcttgaatcagagGTCCcatgagccatttgaagatgttaatagccttcatgatgtttgaaaactcaattaatttgagtttttttccagcagaaaacttgctaaatttgagttttttgttcaCCCTGAATTCacagattcaagtttttcccattcgagttttttcttcaattagaaaacattagagttgtgagttcatttggagttattaaaaaaaccttacaaacctctaaaactcaacctttgataaataaccccctgagtgttaAATTGTTATGGTCTCTAAGacttcactgcattttttttacttggtcCTAATCTAATCTTCGACAGTCTTTCTCTAGGTACCCTGCTGCCCCTTAATGCTTATTATCTTGTGCTTTTATCAACAGGAGAAAGTAAAGGCAGTGGGTTTGGTGATAAAATTATGCACCTTGAAATGGGATACCATTTTTACCGaactaataataatagaaaattgACACAAAAGTTCTAAATAACTGTTCAACAAATGACTAATGGATTCTAGTACCATATATGGCTGAGATGATAGACTggaaactgggaaaataaattggAAAATTATAATTGGTGCTTCAGATCAGCTGTCTGGGCCTAAAACATAGCTGCCTGTACATTACTTTTGGGCACCATTTattccaaaatatgctgaaattgGATCCCCTGAGCTACTTGTAAAGCAGCTCCACTCTTACTGAGGAACTTGGTTCAAATGAGAAGTTCCTTTTGACTCGGCCGATGAGTGCAGCTTTCTTTTGCTACACAGTTAGGTTCATTAAGCAGGCCAAGGAATTATCAGAATAATTTTCCCTGTGCAAATGCTAAATTGCCTGCTTAACTCTATTTAGCTCTATTTAATAATAGCACCCTACTTATTTCAGGAGAGACTATCACAGTGTCTACTGAAAGCAATTGGATGGGCGATGGAACTGGGAGGGGTCAACATAACGGAgaaaacagggtcggactggaccattggggacccaccgggttccaaacttccGGGACCCCAAGCATGTGCGAATGCCGCTGAGCCGGGCcgcagtttaattttttttttatggggccaGTCGGCCCACTCCGACCCTGGGAGAAAATGTAGAGTGGCTTAGTCACTTTAAAAAATGACCAACTGCTATTTATTTGCACTTAGGAAGGaagataaaaattatatttggggAGTGTACCAACAAAAGGGTCACAGGGAACTATATTTATGAGATCGCTTCATCAGTTGAGCTCTGTTATGGTAAtaggatttcatttttaaaacccaATTCCAGTATTTGCCATACGTGTTCAACTGGGATGAGATCTGATGAGGGAGGTGATCATGTTCCTTAAAAACCCCCAGCAAGTGAACCCCGTATTTATTGCTGTGACTCAAAAAAGCACCAAGGTGTCTTGATGTAGCAATAGAAGCAAAATAGTGGGTcctgtgtataataaatgtaattaattgcCTGTCCAGGATTATCTGTTTCAGTGTATTTGGTACCCCCTTATTTATTCCATTATATAACTTGCATATTTTAAGATAGGGGTTCTATCTGACGTTTCATTGTTATATTGTTTTAGCTGCACGGAGCTGCAAGGAGCTGCTGGATCAGGGGGTGATAATGAGCGGTTGGTACACGATATACCCGGATGGCATGGCGCCCCTGCATGTGCTGTGTGATATGGACACTGATGGGGGAGGGTGGATGGTAAGTACCAACAATTTGCCTAAtcgtttttcttaaataaccttgtTTCGTTCAGCAGGTACCATATATGCCActagaaatgttttatatttcccACCAGacattacattatttttcatCTATATCAAATATAAAACCAATCCGTTAAAAATGTGAACTTTATTAGATGAAATAACAAGACCTTTTAGCCAGAAACCAGAGCCCAGGACCAGATTACATGTAACTTTCTTTATCTTGCGCAGGTTTTCCAAAGACGCTACGATGGCTCAGTAGACTTCTACCTTGGCTGGGATTCCTACAAGAAGGGGTTTGGCAGTCGCCTGTCTGAGTTCTGGTTGGGGAACGATAATCTCAGCAATTTTACATCAGCAGGTACAGTTCATTTGTTGGAGCACAGAATCAATCCTTATTTGGTTGATATAGAATGAAGAAactcagttttttaaaaatcatttaaaataaaacaaccctataggctggttttgcttccaataaggattaattatatattagtttggatcaagtacaagctactgttttattattacagagagaaaggaaatcatctttgaaattttggattatttggataaaatggagtctatgggagacaggctttgcgtaatttggagctttctggataactggttgtTAGACTTATTAGATATTTTAGTATTTACACCAGAGATGCCCACCTTGCAACCATATTGAACAGCAAATTATGATTCTCGTCCACACAGTTCAAAGACCCCTCATTGTTTATTGCATCCCCTTCTGTGATTGGgtgatacatttttgtacttgGAACCAATAAGATCGCTGTACATGGACAGTGTGGTTATAATCAACCCAATTGCTCACCTCCTACACATATAAAGGGTCAGACTAGGCCGGCGGGCCTTATGCAGGAGGAGCCAGTGCCCCATTAATCTGAGACAGTCTCCCCCGGGGAGGCAAAATTGAATGGAAAATGCAAATGAATATAAGAACATTAATTTGCATTACTGGGCATTCACCTCAATAATCAGTCTTTTTCTTTTCATAGGAACGTGGGAAATGAGAGTTGATCTAAGAGACTTCGATAACGTACACCTTTATGCTAAATACTCATCTTTCAGGGTTTTACCAGAATCTGACAATTACACACTAATAATTGGTAAATATGTTGCTGGTGACGCAGGTAAGAAGAGTCACTTGCATTATTTCATAACCTTCTAACACCCATGCTTTCCTTAATTTCCCAAGTGCTATTCTTAATTACTGGATTTGAgtttgcacagatttttttagtGGTTTGTGCTTAGTGACTAACACTTgttggggcaaattaactaaagggcaaattttcagcaGCGATCTCtttgccagacgcaaattcgttacagatatgctaattcactaaaatgcaaagttgcatctcggcTGCCGAATGCTGGGATTATATGCTAGCGCTGCTTTGGCTATGCGAGCATTCtatagcgaattttcactaacgctcatttctgcctagtgaaacttcgttagtacgcttacatttaggtcaatttgaatagggcgggtacattaaagttgtagggacgtctttattagagatgttggtgcaaatgctcgaagtggccacttttttattacaaatgtccaaggaaacaaaataaagacatgagcaaaccctaaaacaaatgttacatgcccctcaaatgtctggaaataaatacaggaattcaggatatgatgtcactgacataagactgaggcaGATGTAGCTTTGTTTAATCAGTTCgccaggtttgaggtggcgaagtaaaattcgcatctttgTTTCGAGCACCATTCgcagagtgaaaagtcacctggctaTAGGGTGAGAATGAACGCTAGGGACGGTCTCTTTTGAATTGTCCTATACACCTGTTAGTCAATTGGCGATGTCCTTGTGGATTAAATATCTGGCAAATTGccgctagcgacagccacttcacccttgagtgaatttgccccattgtctttaaGCCGGACGAAGAAAATTATGCTTTGCGCCTTTTGCCGCAAATTAATTTATTGACAGGACTGGATTCCACTTGTTCCTGCACTGCCTGATCCTGACACTTGGATTCCATTTACATATTAAACCAGATGCTAAATAACCTTTTAGGATCATGGCACATGGGCACATTCTCAGCCAAGAGAGAAACACCTGATCATGGCCTGTCACTTTATTTACTAATCGACCTTTCACTGGCAGTGACTGGTGGAATTTTGCCAGAAACATGCTTTGGGGCATTTTGATTAATAGCCATATCACCCTGTCATTAATAGTGACAGATGGCCAAATGTCCAAGATCAGGTGCTTTCCTGCTGGCTGAAAACTGCAGATGGGAATTGAGCCTATGACCATAGATGTCTTTATAAAACTGCTAAGTAACTGCTTATCATCTGAACTTATTGAAGTGACTTGTATCACATGATGcatttaaatttgtgtattattaaaaacaattgtgtTCATCTATTAAAATATCAGGATATAAGGCTCTTAGAAGGACAATTGGACCTGTATAAAGCACCTTGTGCTGGCAGTAGGGGtatgttatcccttataatacatgagtgatactgtataactcagcctgcagcctggtgtctttatatgatcacagaacaacccctcagtgacttctaatatccttatcatttacagtagggggtacattatcccttataatacatgagtgatactcagagttccctgtataactcagcctgcagccttgtgcctttatatggtcacagaacccctcagtgacttctaatatccttatcatttacagtaggggtacattatcccttataatatatgagtgatattcagagttccctgtataactcagtctgcagccttgtgcctttatatggtcacagaacccctcagtgacttccaatatccttatcatttacagtagggggtacattatcccttataatacatgagtgatactcagagttccctgtataactcagcctgcagccttgtgcctttatatggtcacagaacaacccctcagtgacttctaatatccttatcatttacagtagggggtacattatcccttataatacatgagtgatactcagagttccctgtataacttagcctgcagccttgtgcctttatatggtcacagaacaacccctcagtgacttctaatatccttatttacagtagggggtacattatcccttataatacatgagtgatactcagagtttcctgtataacttagcctgcagccttgtgcctttatatggtcacagaacccctcagtgacttctaatatccttatcatttacagtagggggtacattatcccttataatacatgagtgatactgtataactcagcctgcagccttgtgtctttataattCCTTCAgtgaacaacccttcagtgacttctaatatccttatcatttacagtaactgTCTAATGTGCAAATGATTCATGTTTCTTCATTATTCCCCTGTCAGGAGACTCCATGATTTATTCCAACAACTCAAAATTCTCCACAAAGGACCGGGATAATGATGTGTATGAGCTTAGCTGCGCTGACATCGACCATGGAGCCTGGTGGTACAAGAGATGCTATCATGCAAACTTGAATGGATTTTACCATCTCGTACAGGACTATAATATAGATACCATCTGCTGGCTCACCTATAAATCTTATTATTCCTTTAAATTCACTGAGATGAAAATGAGGCCTGTATAAGGCTTCCCATTCACAGCTGATTTGGTGCCATGTGGGATATTGTGCAATTTGGCCACACACCTAGATAATACATTTTACGAACAACAGCTTGTACCGTATATCATAATCCTGCTACTATTTGTACATTTCTACTGGTGTTGACTATGGGTGCTTTTAGGCTGAATATTTGAAGCCTTTGCACTGGTTTTTATGAGCAGGGAATAAATACACTGGATACAAAGACGGCACAACACAAAGCCACAGGCAATAACTGTGATAACTTTAAACAAGGTTGACTTGTATCCCATATCTCTGAGGAATTATAGTTTGTCTTCTGAAGTTTTTAAAGAGTTGTCATTTGTCCCCAAACACTGACAATGGGTGGCTTCTCAACTAAATTCCAGAGCAAGGTTGGAATTAAAGGAACCTATATGGTTCCATTATACATTTCCTCTCTATAGTTCTCCAGTAAAATTGATAACTTCCCAAATGGGTAATATTATTTTAACCATAGTTGAGAAACTGCTTATAATAAGCCCTTTGTCATTTATGAGTGTTTctgttttttacctttttttaatacacaaataGGTGGTTTCTAAACTTGGATAAATATTAACGTGATTAGAATTTGTATCAATATGGATCTATGTTTAGCCCAGCAGAGGTCACTGTGAAACTAACAATTGAAGGAAGTGATAAATATCCctctgtaagcctatgattaagggagtgctTCCCAAAACGCGCAAGACGATGCTGTTGCCCCAATGTTGCAATAAACTTCTTCAAATTTTTCCAGAGTGCCCCCTGATTTGCTTATTGGATAATGAATTGCTTAAGATGTCCTATCCACCAAATTGCTGAGGAAGGATGGCTTGGCGACCAATATCCTTCAAAAATCTAAGATGGAGGGTTTTCCTTCATATTTTTGAAAGAGGTTGGCTTGTTCCCCAAAAACCAAAGAAATGGCTGTTTCCCTTAAAATTCCTATGGAATGGTGGAGTGTCCCCCCATGGAAATTTGCTGCCCCAAATAGCAGAGCAAGATGTGCTTTTCTTAAAAGAAAGAAACTTTTAGGTcttcatataatatattttaaactatGAAGATTGATGCAGTTGGATCACTCTGGAACATGCAATACAACTGGagttggcttttttttaaaaaaaataatgtacagaagtaaagggacagtataagtaaagggacagtatacccttATTTCAACATTGGTGCAATGAATATGGTTtgtggtgaacatactttttgctaattgttttaatcaggaaatatctggtttttatttcttacacCAAATAGGGCATAATGAAACTAAccccacattctacttcctgatcccatagtgcaaacttaaaaaaaaagcagtcttctgtataaataagcccctacCTATCCTCAGCTACAACCAAGCATCTTTTCAGAAACAGAGTAGTTTATTATACAGAGGCTTCCCTGATTTGAAAcatcaataacaaaaaaaattgtatttcttaaataaaagaacaggcaaacagtatatatatatatatatatatatatatatatatatatatatatatatatatatatatatatatatatatatatatattttgtaccaAATTAGCTGTTAAATTCTGGGTAGCCTGGCAAGGTATGGGTTCCTTTAACAGCCTGATACAAAGTAAACATGACACACttgttgtatttataataagAGTGAATATGGAACTCTCTGTTTTACTAGAACATGTAAATCAGAACTatgaacaaacaaatacaaagaatATCAGTAAAGAACAAAGTAATACAGTTATTAACCATTCTTAAGCCCTGCTTGTTGTGTACACTTTACGTTGGTgcgcacttatctgttatccctGGTGTTGTGTCCATGAATCCCAGTACATTTGTAATCCATTCATGTGTATCCATACGGTTTTTCCAGGGAGTGCAGTTCTTCCAGGGTGTCCAGTAGTCAGTCCTGGCTCTCCTTTGGATATAACTGGGCCAGTAACTAAGCAGGGGTGACTAACCCTAACAGGCGCTGGACCTTTGCACCATCCTCATTTGTATGCCAAATACAATATAttgattaaattatatataaccccaaattataaaatatacccccaaatgaGTTAGTCCATTTTTCTCAAGGGTGTGATTCGCTAAGCATGGTTGACTTATCAAAACCAGGGATTATGCTTTCAAGAACAAGTGGTGTGATTTACAAGGCCGGAAATAGGATGAGGCAGATTCCTAGGGCGCTGGGAGTAGAGAGGATGCAGTTTTGTAGTTTAGCCCTGGCCCCTTTCTTCCCCAAACAGGGCTTTCCTGCTCTAATATATATGGGGATAAAGGATCTGAAGCAAATGTGCTTCAGACAGAAAAGTAGTAGAGTgaaaggaaaaggggaaaaacatCAAAATGTGAGTGGGGAAGGTGGGACAATTGCATATAAgggagagaatggcacatggggatATAGAGGAGGAAAGGAGAACATGGCAGATGGAGAGCAGATATGATTAAGACCAGTGAGCAGGGCTGGTCTATATAATACATGCAAGTAAGTGAAAAACTAGGTTGACTTTGAAAGTGTTGCCAGGAAAAGTAAAGGCACACAGCAGCCATGACTTATTTGCCCTCTACTCATTTATGAGAGATTCGGTGCACTGGTTATGGGTCCGGGTGGCCCTTGCCCTTAGCTACAGAGCTGtgaacccccctcccccatttttTGTGAGTTACCAGTTTTTGAGCTCTATCCCCCGGTCTCTGGTCACTCTGAAGAATTCATCTGATTTCTGCAGATTTTCCctgatttttgggcaaaaatcagattttcgcatGCGCGCAAATTAATCTGTGTATTGTGGGCGGGGCAGTGATGTAAGAACAGGCATGATgccatcagaggtgggcacaatgatgtcggTGGAGTTATGACATCGGGGCGAGGCTATTgtatcacttagatgcaactggttGGATTTCTATCctgttttcacaatgttttaaaggaaaatggaacctttttaaaaaaaaaccctcccccccagcatagctgccccctggggaaatgcccctaactttaaaCTTACCCCTCGGCTCAAATTCAggcatataaacatatattacaAAAGTAACTGTAACAGTGAATAGTTTGATTATCTTACAAGACATTCCCTGTTCAAGACATGAAACCGGCCATTACCGCACCCCTAACAAACCattccaagtagggatgcaccgaatcaacaaTTTTGGagtcggccgaacccccgaatccttcaggaaagatttagccgaataccgaacccaaatcctaatttgcatatgcaaattagggatgggaagggggaacattttttgtacttccttgttttgtgacaaaaagtcaagcgatttcatgcctcaaccctaatttgcatatgcaaattaggattcgattcagatggcaagaaggattcggccgaatcggaatactgctgaaaaaggccgaatcctagccagatcccaaactgaatcctggattcagtgcatccctgattCCAAGCCTATCTGCCCTCTCAGTGAAGAATCGTTTCAGTTACTTCAGGTGAAAATTCTGGTTTGACAAGAAAATTAGACACAAGCTCTGTTGCAATTTCCAACCTAAAACCCTCTCACCAAAGGCAAAATGCAAGTCAACATTGGCACAATGGCACCAGTTTCTGGTTGTTTGTTAAGCTGAATCTCCCTTAAAAGGTCACTATCACTTTCCTTGATTTGGTCCTGCTATTTAGAGTtcatgtatatatctatataatctatCATTTAATCCACAACTAAACTGCTGTGTTTCAGTCAAAAGCTTCTGCATTCTCAAAGTTAATTGTGCTGGAGTTTATATAACATGTCCATGTTGTGCTAGTTCtcctatatttatgtttttacttCATGCATATTGTTGTGTTGCTAGTGACTGAAGGTGTACAGTACTGTACAAGATGTCATTTCCTCCCCTCGTCACTTCCTGTTCCTGCTTTGACTGTGTGATTTGCTGACAAAAGTTTGAGAATTATCAAATATAAATGTAGTAATGaataagtttaaaaataaaaattcactttTAAGGACAAAGAGACCTGACTTATGTGGGTCTATTTATGGCAAAGCTCTGTCATTAGGACCTGCTAGTTTCACAACATTATCtggattattattgttatacagTCAGAGAAAATGTAACTGAATTATCAGGGCTGGATTTGAGGAAGTGGCGCCATGAGTGGTCGCATGGTCCTAGTGACGGCCCCTTAAATGTGAAAATGTCAATGTCTGAGGAAGTTCAGTGCTGGCGTATATTCTCCAGGCCTCATTTCAAAAACCAGAGGCAAAGTACAGAAACAGAAGATCAGCACAATTGGACAGAAGAATGTGCATCTATAATGTATATGATCGAGGGTCATTGCCCTGTTGGCTATACAGCAATGATAGAACTATATGTTTTAAAATCTATAATTTGTGTGCTTCCCAGTACTTACTACTctcagtatataatgtatatggttATCcagtgcctttatatgatcacagaacccctcagtgaccccctaatatccttatcatttacagtagggggtacattatcccttatactacatgagtgatagtcaagagttccctgtataactcagcctgcagccttgtgcctttatatggtcacagaacccctcagtgacttctaatatccttatcatttacagtagggggtacattatcccttataatacatgagtgatactcagagttccctgtataactcagcctgcagccttgtgcctttatatggtcacagaacaacccctcagtgacttctaatatccttatcatttacagtagggggtacattatcccttataatacatgagtgatactcagggttccctgtataactcagcctgcagccttgtgcctttatatggtcacagaacaacccctcagcgacttctaatatccttatcatttacagtagggggtacattatcccttataaaacatgagtgatactcagagttccctgtataattcatcttgcagatttgtatttttatttggtcacagaaccacaaaaaaaacacaaatgccatAGACTTCTGCATTAACTTaatagcttttagatgccaaagttttacattcaaactCTGTAAA is a window from the Xenopus laevis strain J_2021 chromosome 6L, Xenopus_laevis_v10.1, whole genome shotgun sequence genome containing:
- the LOC108718716 gene encoding ryncolin-1, which translates into the protein FLSCCLNLCTDPTPDPYYQIRPCTQLLKGDIGIPGPQGLKGDPGINGAKGEKGDPGERGAQSPKAARSCKELLDQGVIMSGWYTIYPDGMAPLHVLCDMDTDGGGWMVFQRRYDGSVDFYLGWDSYKKGFGSRLSEFWLGNDNLSNFTSAGTWEMRVDLRDFDNVHLYAKYSSFRVLPESDNYTLIIGKYVAGDAGDSMIYSNNSKFSTKDRDNDVYELSCADIDHGAWWYKRCYHANLNGFYHLVQDYNIDTICWLTYKSYYSFKFTEMKMRPV